A single region of the Pectinophora gossypiella chromosome 2, ilPecGoss1.1, whole genome shotgun sequence genome encodes:
- the LOC126373242 gene encoding mid1-interacting protein 1A — protein sequence MAFNTDLSTKLENSRNTLRRIARHDDTEFSKQSILNDMERFVKMVNRMDDTVLVPSRLMNLPQEGDDDPFSLFAMLNELKTELLWSNGETEEHVDRGRRISDLSDTESDASSAAGDSGIEGEDERESAARAAAACRRHLRGLRRSLHHLTAAAAHLTRSYQEEVGAPV from the exons ATGGCTTTCAACACAGATTTATCCACCAAACTGGAGAACAGCAG GAATACTCTCAGGAGAATCGCCAGGCACGACGACACGGAATTCTCCAAGCAAAGCATTCTGAATGACATGGAGAGGTTCGTGAAGATGGTGAACCGCATGGACGATACCGTGCTGGTGCCCAGCCGCCTGATGAACCTGCCGCAGGAGGGCGACGATGACCCGTTCAGCCTGTTCGCCATGCTGAACGAGCTAAAGACTGAGCTACTCTGGTCGAACGGAGAGACCGAGGAGCACGTGGATCGCGGGCGCAGGATCTCGGACCTGTCGGACACAGAGAGCGACGCGTCGTCAGCGGCGGGCGACTCCGGCATCGAGGGCGAGGACGAGCGCGAGTcagccgcgcgcgccgccgccgcctgccgCCGCCACCTGCGTGGCCTGCGCCGCTCGCTGCACCACCTCACCGCAGCAGCGGCGCACCTCACGAGGTCCTATCAAGAAGAAGTTGGCGCGCCTGTCTAG